The Alteromonas mediterranea DE genome contains the following window.
AAGCTGGTCATAGTGGATAGCATGGCAAGACTACTTCCATTTACTAAAACGCAAGCATACGGTTCAAGTAAAGCGGCGCTGCATTACTTTACCAAGTCACTTGAAGTCGACCTTCATGAGAAAGGCGTTAAAGTGCAGGCCGTGTCTCCTGGATTCGTTGAAACCCCATTAACTGACAAAAATGACTTTGAAATGCCAATGAAAATTAGTGCAGAAGAAGCCGCAGAAGCTATGCTTAAAGGAATAGAAAGCAATAAGCAGTCGGTATTCTTCCCTCGGGCGTTTGGCTTTATTCTTCGTCTAATGCACGTACTGCCTACCCCGCTACAAAAGCGCTTATCGCTGGCGATGAGAGAAAAACAATAAGAGACAATAGAATGACAAATAGAGTTGCCGTTATAGGTACAGGAATTTCAGGGCTTACCTGCGCTCACCTTTTAAATAAACAGCATAACATCACCGTTTACGAAGCCAATGACTATATTGGAGGCCATACAGCTACGAAAACAATTA
Protein-coding sequences here:
- a CDS encoding SDR family NAD(P)-dependent oxidoreductase, which codes for MKSILITGATSGIGKALATHAANQGYRVIACGRNEETLNELSRYSNIEACQFDVTDLEDARRALATVKFDIAVLNAGTCEYVDIDSFEPDMFRRVFEPNFFGVVHCVDALLPRFKKGDKLVIVDSMARLLPFTKTQAYGSSKAALHYFTKSLEVDLHEKGVKVQAVSPGFVETPLTDKNDFEMPMKISAEEAAEAMLKGIESNKQSVFFPRAFGFILRLMHVLPTPLQKRLSLAMREKQ